From Synergistales bacterium, the proteins below share one genomic window:
- a CDS encoding amidohydrolase family protein yields MTELLITGGRVWNGEHLLSGTPSIRIAGASITEIGEGLTPKENERVIPLHGQTVVPGLCDTHAHLTTYARQKRSLDLSKAPSREALLHAIAVHASGLSPDEWIFGTGFNESAWHQPECPTRGDLDSLELPNPIHLLRTCGHVHVADTNALGRCGGAMAPNPEGIFNEDEAAPLVETMEREITTPQEMEHLLQEACRDFAALGVTAIHGCSAASYGLGEDYRALCALRDRGELPLRVRMFDEALPDSDRKHCFDGDMLTWGGFKLFLDGALGPRTAALSAPYADAPDTSGILNHPTHRVVRRLQEALDSGHQCLVHAIGDRAIDQFLEVLPQLRLPRDTPGGYPLRLNHLQLCRPDQAEALAAWRDHVVCDIQPGMIPTDLAILGERLGPRRSGSGYLLKSLLDRGMLVCGSSDAGCEVMDQWRSIWAAVYRTDDRGRPRGGWKPRERSTLDEALALFTSAPARSTGRGDRFGRIAGGCRADLAVLDRDIFSCSAGALRETSASLTLLNGEITWEEPLDLQEG; encoded by the coding sequence ATGACGGAACTACTCATCACCGGCGGGCGGGTCTGGAACGGAGAGCATCTCCTCTCCGGAACCCCCTCCATCCGGATCGCCGGGGCGTCGATCACGGAGATCGGCGAAGGACTGACGCCGAAGGAAAACGAACGGGTGATCCCCCTGCACGGCCAGACGGTGGTCCCCGGACTCTGCGACACCCACGCCCACCTCACCACCTACGCCAGGCAGAAGCGCTCCCTGGACCTCTCCAAAGCACCCTCCAGGGAGGCGCTGCTCCACGCCATCGCCGTCCACGCCTCGGGGCTCTCCCCCGACGAGTGGATCTTCGGCACCGGTTTCAACGAGAGCGCCTGGCACCAACCGGAGTGCCCCACCCGGGGCGATCTGGATTCGCTGGAGCTTCCCAATCCCATCCATCTCCTGCGGACCTGCGGCCACGTCCATGTGGCCGACACCAATGCCCTCGGCCGCTGCGGCGGTGCCATGGCGCCCAACCCCGAGGGGATCTTCAACGAGGACGAGGCGGCCCCGCTGGTGGAGACCATGGAGCGGGAGATCACCACACCGCAGGAGATGGAACACCTCCTGCAGGAGGCCTGCCGGGACTTCGCCGCCCTGGGGGTGACCGCCATCCACGGCTGCAGCGCCGCCTCCTACGGCCTCGGCGAGGACTACCGCGCCCTCTGCGCGCTGCGGGACCGCGGCGAGCTTCCGCTGCGGGTGCGTATGTTCGACGAAGCGTTGCCGGACAGCGACCGGAAGCACTGTTTCGACGGCGATATGCTGACCTGGGGCGGCTTCAAGCTCTTCCTGGACGGGGCGCTGGGTCCGCGCACGGCGGCGCTCTCCGCCCCCTACGCCGACGCCCCCGATACCAGCGGCATCCTGAATCATCCCACCCACCGGGTGGTCCGGCGGCTGCAGGAGGCCCTGGACAGCGGCCACCAGTGTCTGGTGCACGCCATCGGCGACAGGGCCATCGACCAGTTTCTGGAGGTCCTCCCCCAACTCCGCCTTCCCAGGGACACACCCGGCGGCTATCCGCTGCGGCTGAACCACCTGCAGCTCTGCCGCCCCGACCAGGCCGAGGCGCTGGCGGCCTGGCGCGACCACGTGGTCTGCGACATCCAGCCGGGGATGATCCCCACAGACCTGGCGATCCTCGGGGAACGCCTGGGGCCCCGGCGGAGCGGCTCCGGCTATCTCCTCAAGAGCCTCCTCGACAGGGGGATGCTGGTCTGCGGCTCCAGCGACGCGGGCTGCGAGGTCATGGATCAGTGGCGGAGCATCTGGGCCGCCGTCTACCGGACCGACGACCGCGGCCGACCCCGGGGCGGCTGGAAACCCCGGGAACGGAGCACCCTCGACGAGGCGCTGGCGCTCTTCACCAGCGCGCCGGCGCGCTCCACCGGCCGCGGGGACCGCTTCGGCCGCATCGCCGGGGGCTGCCGGGCGGACCTGGCCGTCCTGGACCGGGACATCTTCTCCTGCTCCGCCGGCGCCCTGCGGGAGACCAGCGCCTCCCTCACCCTCCTGAACGGGGAGATCACCTGGGAGGAGCCCCTGGACCTGCAGGAGGGCTGA